In Brassica napus cultivar Da-Ae chromosome C2, Da-Ae, whole genome shotgun sequence, the sequence ATCCCGGATGCTTTTCCAAAATTTCTTTTCTCTATTGGTTATCCTCAAATCTTTTTCCCTGATAAAATcattctttgtttctttgaaATTTAGGCAAAGTATTCTTAGGGGATAAAGATTTGAGTTTTTCATGTTTGTCTTCACAGTTTGGTCCAGCTCAAGAAGAGTTGAAGCTTACTATAGAGTAGGTATTTCAATAACGGCTGTATTAAATTGGTTGAAGCTTCTTGCTATATGTCACATCcaatgaagaagatggagatttTGAGAAGCGATGGTGAGAGGAAAGCAATCAAGTGGAATCAAGCTTCTGAGGGGATTAGCTCTGGTCACCAGAGAGTGAGTCGGTGCCGGTTTCTGGCGACTCTGCAACCTCTTCCCTTCGTGCAACACGTGGAGTCCACGAAGGCAGCCTTAGTTCAAGACACGTTAAAAGACAAATGTCTTTCTGTTGATCCATTTAGATTTTCTCTGTTGGGCTTAATATTGGGCTTTATTGTAAAAGGTTTAGTTTGGTTTCACTTGTAACTGTAATGCCCATTGGGCAATGTTTCCATTTAATGGAAAttgggttgacaaaaaaaaatctcggTCTTTCCAATTTATCCGAGCCTATTAAATAgctagagagaaagagagcaaATCTGTCATCATTTCCTCATTTCCGTTCGAGAATCTTCTAATCAAACATGGCCCAGAATCTGGTCGGCTTAACCGAGAAACTAAGCTTGTCTTCGGGCAAGATTGTGTTGACCAGCTCCGACGGCGATTCTTTCGAGATCGACGAAGCAGTAGCTCGCGAATCCCACACCATAGCTGAAATGCTCGAAGCCGGGTGTGCCGGAACAATCCCGCTTCAGAACGTCACCGGAAAAATCCTCGACAAAGTCATCGACTACTGCAAGACCCACGTCGAAGCTGGTCCGATTGATGAAGACGAAGAGGCGAAGAAGAAACTGAAGATTTGGAAAGCGGAGTTCATGAAAGTAGATCTGGACACCATCTCCGAGCTCATCCTGGCTGCTAACTATCTCAACCTCCCAGGCCTTCTCGATCTTTCATGTCAGACGCTTGCAGATTACATTAAAGACAAAACACCAGAGGATGTTCGCGAGATCTTCAAAATTCAGAACGATTTCACGCCCGAAGAAGAAGCAGCTGTTCGCAAGGAGAACGTATGGGCTTTTGAATGATTCTAATTAATAATTTCTTTGATCTGTCTACTTCGTGAAACCATAGTGTGTGCTATTCACTTTGGCCTCTTTAGTTTTCAATGCTTATGTCTATCATCTCTTTAATTTCAATGCTTTATCTCCAGGCAAATTCTCCGCAACTGTGGAAGATTGGCGTCGCCGCCGTTTTCATAATAGGATTaggttttcttttaataaagaaaagGTAATGTGGACCAAGGCCACGATCACGCAAATATTGTGTGTACTATTTGAACTAATGTTATTTTCtcagataaaaaaacaaaccagCAAAGTACCCGTTTTAGCTCTTCAAAAAGAGCACTGCTTTGGAACTTTAACTCAAAACAGCTCTTTGGCATTTACCATAATCAGGCTTGACCTTCACGCTTCTTATCCTCCCCAGCTTCATTATTAGAAGAAGCTCCATTAGACACTGCTCCTGCTCCTGCTCCTGCTTCAGCATTGTTGTTCTCCTCAGGTGGCTG encodes:
- the LOC106389899 gene encoding SKP1-like protein 18 produces the protein MAQNLVGLTEKLSLSSGKIVLTSSDGDSFEIDEAVARESHTIAEMLEAGCAGTIPLQNVTGKILDKVIDYCKTHVEAGPIDEDEEAKKKLKIWKAEFMKVDLDTISELILAANYLNLPGLLDLSCQTLADYIKDKTPEDVREIFKIQNDFTPEEEAAVRKENANSPQLWKIGVAAVFIIGLGFLLIKKR